A DNA window from Paraburkholderia sp. IMGN_8 contains the following coding sequences:
- a CDS encoding amino acid ABC transporter permease/ATP-binding protein: MVFDWHYTASLLFDAAFWKATWLVVELSAATWLIGIVAGFALALGKQSAFMPLRVACSTYIWLFRSLPLLVLLIFVYNLPQVLPSTGGVLSDPFWAGLLALSISEAAYIAEIHRGGLLSLQKGQLEAGKALGIRFVGLQRLIVLPQAFRIALPALINEYITIVKLTSLVSVISLAEILLVGERLYTQNFKVLETMLAVSFYYVLIVTVFGHALKMLEKHLDVTRRTQAAAAFIPVETPRPVHAANGVRTTRASSAARALEALGIHKRYGDHEVLKGIDLTVRAGEVVSIIGPSGSGKTSLIRTLNGLETLDGGEVRLHDEAFLWPPRARHGKVPHAQYMRGILDIGMVFQSFNLFPHKTVLQNVTLAPRYHGRLNGAPLDESGMRLLAKVGMAAHANKYPHQLSGGQQQRVAIARALAMQPSIVLFDEPTSALDPELVNEVLKVIEELAREGMTMIIVTHEINFAFRISDRIVFMEAGTIVSDAPPHELATLDKTSRIASFLKDVHLA, translated from the coding sequence ATGGTATTCGACTGGCACTACACAGCTTCGCTTTTGTTCGACGCCGCCTTCTGGAAAGCCACCTGGCTCGTGGTCGAACTGAGCGCCGCGACCTGGCTGATCGGCATTGTCGCGGGTTTCGCACTTGCACTCGGTAAACAGTCTGCGTTCATGCCGCTACGCGTGGCATGCAGCACCTACATCTGGCTCTTTCGCAGCCTGCCGCTGCTGGTACTGCTGATCTTCGTCTATAACCTGCCGCAGGTGCTGCCCAGCACGGGCGGCGTGTTGTCCGACCCGTTCTGGGCCGGCCTGCTGGCGCTCTCGATCAGCGAAGCGGCCTACATCGCCGAGATTCATCGTGGCGGCCTGCTGTCGCTCCAGAAGGGCCAGCTCGAAGCGGGCAAGGCGCTCGGCATCCGCTTCGTCGGCCTGCAACGGCTGATCGTGCTGCCGCAGGCGTTTCGCATCGCGTTGCCCGCACTCATCAATGAGTACATTACGATCGTCAAGCTGACGTCGCTCGTGTCCGTCATTTCGCTGGCAGAAATCCTGCTGGTCGGCGAACGCCTGTACACGCAGAACTTCAAGGTGCTCGAGACGATGCTGGCCGTCTCGTTCTACTATGTGCTGATCGTCACCGTATTCGGCCATGCGTTGAAGATGCTCGAGAAGCACCTCGATGTCACGCGCCGCACGCAGGCTGCGGCCGCCTTCATTCCTGTGGAAACACCACGGCCCGTGCACGCAGCGAACGGCGTTCGCACGACGCGAGCCAGCAGCGCGGCGCGTGCGCTGGAAGCCCTCGGCATCCACAAGCGCTACGGCGATCATGAAGTGCTCAAGGGGATCGACTTGACCGTGCGCGCAGGAGAAGTGGTGTCGATCATCGGCCCGTCGGGTTCGGGCAAGACTTCGCTGATCCGCACGCTGAATGGCCTCGAGACGCTCGACGGCGGCGAAGTGCGCCTGCATGACGAGGCGTTCCTGTGGCCGCCACGCGCGAGGCATGGCAAGGTGCCGCATGCGCAGTACATGCGCGGCATCCTCGATATCGGCATGGTGTTTCAGAGCTTCAACCTGTTTCCGCATAAGACGGTGCTGCAGAATGTGACGCTCGCGCCCCGCTATCACGGGCGTCTGAACGGAGCCCCGCTCGACGAATCCGGCATGCGCTTGCTGGCGAAGGTAGGCATGGCCGCGCACGCGAACAAGTATCCGCATCAGTTGTCCGGCGGTCAGCAGCAGCGCGTCGCGATTGCGCGGGCACTGGCGATGCAGCCGTCGATTGTCCTGTTCGACGAACCGACCTCGGCGCTCGATCCGGAACTGGTCAACGAAGTACTGAAGGTCATTGAGGAACTCGCCCGGGAAGGCATGACCATGATCATCGTCACACACGAAATCAACTTTGCGTTCCGTATTTCAGACCGTATCGTGTTCATGGAAGCGGGCACGATCGTGAGCGACGCGCCGCCGCACGAACTGGCGACCCTCGACAAGACTTCGCGGATCGCCAGCTTCCTCAAAGACGTCCATCTTGCATAA
- a CDS encoding GntR family transcriptional regulator, with protein sequence MPTSHSTVTALTGQEPEQSVTDRILSAIRDQIIEGKLPPGTALIENDLTQAHDVSRNTLREALRLLCREGLAVHYRHRGVIVRTLTRHDVRDIYRVRRTLELQALLREDPIEEDEIAAMRDAVVHAQAAADEGDWRSVGTYSLLFHRRIVQLLGSPLFDTFFTTILAQLRLVFASAPDERRFQRPWIAKDQQILELIASGRTAEASVALADYLKQSEHALLDYL encoded by the coding sequence ATGCCCACCTCGCACTCAACTGTTACCGCCCTCACTGGCCAAGAGCCCGAGCAATCAGTCACGGACAGGATCCTGTCGGCGATCCGCGACCAGATCATCGAAGGCAAATTGCCGCCGGGCACCGCACTCATCGAGAACGATCTCACCCAGGCGCACGACGTCTCGCGCAACACGCTGCGGGAAGCGCTGCGTCTTTTGTGCCGCGAAGGGCTCGCGGTGCATTACCGGCATCGCGGCGTGATTGTGCGTACCCTGACGCGCCACGATGTGCGTGACATCTACCGGGTACGACGCACGCTCGAACTGCAAGCCCTCTTGCGCGAGGATCCGATCGAGGAAGATGAAATCGCAGCAATGCGCGACGCAGTCGTGCACGCGCAAGCGGCGGCGGACGAAGGCGACTGGCGCAGCGTCGGCACCTACAGCCTGCTGTTTCACCGGCGCATCGTGCAACTGCTCGGCAGCCCGCTGTTCGACACGTTCTTCACAACGATTCTGGCGCAACTGCGTCTCGTGTTCGCCTCCGCCCCTGACGAGCGGCGCTTCCAGCGTCCCTGGATAGCGAAGGATCAGCAGATTCTGGAGTTGATCGCGAGCGGCCGCACCGCAGAAGCCAGCGTCGCACTCGCTGATTACCTGAAGCAATCGGAACACGCGCTGCTCGATTACCTCTAA
- a CDS encoding DUF1989 domain-containing protein encodes MLNYPAAYQSTKGSALDPDKAFYQRIASEHDTRTLVESIVVPIRSGQAWTVPAGHVFRIVTIEGPQVADLNMWNQHNPRERMWASRTRQLQQAHVSTYDRLWSTLPFLRPMVTITDDSLADYGVDEHGGRVHDLLGTRCDPYVNRMLTGEDFHFHCHSNLTRAIAPYGLTEYDVHDVLNVFQCTGLNLEDKYFMKACPAKKGDYLEFFAEIDLLCALSTCPGGDLSLPMWGPDARDPLEVCRPLGIEIYRLAPQMLEGWTSPPVAAYKGLHGMTLTQPQWKCGC; translated from the coding sequence ATGTTGAACTACCCCGCCGCCTATCAGTCCACCAAGGGATCCGCCCTCGACCCTGACAAAGCGTTTTATCAGCGCATTGCCTCTGAGCACGATACGCGCACCCTAGTCGAATCCATCGTCGTGCCGATCCGTTCGGGTCAGGCGTGGACCGTGCCGGCCGGTCACGTGTTCCGGATTGTGACGATCGAAGGCCCGCAAGTCGCCGACCTGAACATGTGGAACCAGCACAACCCGCGCGAGCGCATGTGGGCCTCGCGCACCCGCCAGTTGCAACAGGCGCACGTCAGCACCTACGACCGTCTGTGGTCGACCCTGCCGTTCCTGCGTCCGATGGTGACCATCACGGACGACAGCCTGGCCGACTACGGCGTCGACGAGCATGGCGGCCGCGTTCACGACCTGCTCGGCACGCGTTGCGATCCGTACGTGAACCGCATGCTGACTGGCGAGGATTTCCATTTCCACTGCCACTCGAACCTGACGCGCGCAATCGCTCCGTATGGCTTGACCGAATACGACGTGCACGACGTGCTGAACGTGTTCCAGTGCACCGGGCTGAATCTCGAAGACAAGTACTTCATGAAGGCATGCCCCGCGAAGAAGGGTGATTACCTCGAGTTCTTCGCGGAAATCGACCTGCTGTGTGCGCTGTCTACCTGCCCGGGCGGCGATCTGTCGTTGCCGATGTGGGGGCCGGACGCGCGCGATCCGCTGGAGGTATGCCGTCCGCTCGGCATCGAGATCTACCGGCTCGCTCCGCAGATGCTGGAGGGATGGACCTCACCCCCGGTCGCCGCGTACAAGGGGCTGCACGGGATGACGTTGACGCAGCCGCAGTGGAAGTGTGGGTGTTGA
- a CDS encoding arylsulfatase: MRISLLHTIDGNRRIFEDAAKNLGLRVDDLRHEVRSDLREAVQHAETFSADLRAQTNRCLLGLAADSDAVILTCATLGPAVEEIESPPIPIVRADAALAAAAGKVGGKIAVLCAVESAIESTRRLFAQHASGIATSVDVIHVARVWALFKDNDIDKCFAAIAASADEAYEAGATVVAFAHPWMAPAVNLARKGSRPLDSAHVALRTVMQQIGGPSIGI; encoded by the coding sequence ATGCGCATATCGCTTTTGCACACGATCGATGGCAACAGACGTATATTCGAGGACGCGGCCAAAAACCTTGGCTTGCGGGTCGACGATCTCCGCCACGAAGTACGGTCGGATCTCCGTGAGGCCGTCCAACATGCGGAGACGTTTTCAGCCGACTTGAGGGCGCAGACAAATCGTTGCCTTCTGGGTCTGGCGGCCGACTCAGACGCCGTCATCCTGACTTGCGCTACGCTTGGGCCTGCTGTCGAAGAAATTGAAAGTCCGCCAATTCCTATTGTGAGAGCAGATGCCGCGTTGGCCGCTGCGGCAGGGAAAGTTGGCGGCAAAATCGCCGTGTTGTGTGCTGTTGAGTCTGCCATCGAGTCGACCAGACGACTTTTCGCGCAGCACGCGAGCGGCATTGCTACGTCAGTAGACGTCATCCACGTTGCGCGGGTGTGGGCGCTATTCAAAGATAACGACATCGACAAATGCTTCGCTGCTATCGCAGCATCGGCGGATGAAGCGTATGAAGCAGGCGCAACCGTTGTCGCGTTCGCCCACCCCTGGATGGCACCTGCGGTCAACCTCGCCCGCAAGGGAAGCCGACCGCTCGATAGCGCCCATGTCGCGTTGCGCACAGTGATGCAGCAGATCGGCGGACCGTCTATCGGCATCTGA